A part of Bacillus rossius redtenbacheri isolate Brsri chromosome 1, Brsri_v3, whole genome shotgun sequence genomic DNA contains:
- the LOC134528102 gene encoding uncharacterized protein LOC134528102 yields the protein MSNPYSINTSTKFYSFLFVLALCSLLNVISLSLSFFIFYLFSLNMSSLSSSPEAKRLRLNEAGPSIPDSRDGGRGSGVELAQGPDVLPRLEGVTLNTAFANKIVDFQIGNDIENVDPDLDRFLQRCRVPFLDLTNELIRPFKVYVSLSASFVKESAEGNESETFHFTTHSTAILHSDEVGEIYDSTFIPEINKHVSDFGARGSGWALKRLINMDVHVSSYRVFTVGAAHTKLPAFLYNRKACVNIECPEQHCFLYAVMAGVSTVEGNVSRATSYPNPLVYFNTNGLTFPSTLHQIKTFERNNDISINVYACVDSKGNIVDECFSGKSESSIQPLRVSSERRERHVNILAIRSSGATEHLHFVYIKSMSRLLHTQLSKTQHKKWICERCLQYFTSEDRLNSHNVLCSQHQAVRTCFPTEENKYLQFTNFAKQDRLGFIAYCDTECYLKPFSTCLPGDESSSTTRVNEHVPYACSILLVCGYDSSLTKYVQFEGDNCIAEMIAELVSMTQWVCDIYSKTITIKTPTPAVSARLTSQTHCHICQKVLAGQTVLDHCHFTGEIRGYAHSKCNLAFRMQKNQLVAVFHNLQNYDAHFLMQHLVSRRIAQPDGSFVVENPGSVKVLGVTMGSYKCITKYIPISDNAQGGMRTVRLRFIDSLNFLNSSLETLAGNLTPDKLKVTRSMFPDDAQFQLATRKGVFPYDFVKSSEQLQTASLPPKEAFHNVMSGTDVSDLDYTHAQKAWDVFHCATLKEYALSYLKVDTCLLADIFESFRFVCLQYYSLDPAHYITAPSLAWDALLFKTGARLELITDPDIYLFLESAVHGGITNVSRRHAKANNVHMSTHDPSLPSSYICYFDVNALYAHTMLDKLPVGKFEWVPRDEYASWDFNAIDIDGDTSYFAEVDLTFPDDCHDRLSDLPLAPVNGVPPNGRMSKLLLTLAPRNNYVVHAKTLRHYVRYGAVIGQVHRVLRFEQAAWMKDYITFNAERRAQAANPFEKSFFKLLSNAVYGKSLEDSRRHRDIRIASCYESIYGAAELIGRPTFKGRQIVDENLVLIELQKGSITFDKPLYTSVAILDLSKLILYDFHYNYMQKKFPPQSLHLLYSDTDSLIYHVQCDNVYDSIRPDLASRFDTSNYAPGNVQRFPLVNKGVTGVMKDEAAGEIITEYVGLRPKLYAYKMEDGSCMRKAKGVKANVIRSLLFPHYLDCLLKNSRILGSQYHFRSRGHAVFTERVNKVALSSGDDKRWLSEDGVSTLPWGHKDLCPFKTRASPDPS from the coding sequence atgtcaaacccatactccataaatacgtctactaaattttattcttttctttttgttttagctttgtgctcactgttgaacgtaatttccctctctctctctttctttattttctaTCTCTTTTCTCTTAATATGTCTTCCCTTTCTTCTTCCCCCGAGGCAAAGCGACTCCGTCTTAATGAAGCTGGGCCTTCTATCCCTGACTCTCGCGATGGTGGGCGGGGGTCAGGGGTGGAGTTGGCGCAGGGGCCCGACGTCTTGCCTCGCCTGGAGGGTGTTACCTTGAACACTGCATTTGCTAACAAGATAGTGGACTTTCAAATTggaaatgatattgaaaatgtcgatccggacttggaccggtttctacagagatgtagggttccctttctggacttaactaacgaattaattcgcccctttaaagtttacgtttcactctcggcttcatttgttaaggaatctgcggagggaaacgagagtgaaacttttcatttcacaactcactcaaccgcgatactgcactctgatgaggtaggggaaatctacgattcaacattcattccggaaatcaataaacacgttagtgatttcggtgcgcgtggcagtggctgggctctaaaaagattgattaacatggatgtacatgtttcaagctatagagttttcacggttggcgcagcgcacacgaaattgccggcgtttttgtacaataggaaagcttgtgttaacattgagtgtcccgagcagcactgtttcctgtatgccgtcatggcaggtgtgtcgacggtggaaggcaatgtttctcgagccacttcgtatccaaatccactcgtgtattttaatacgaatggcttgacgtttccctccactctgcatcagattaaaacatttgagaggaacaatgatatttccattaatgtttacgcttgcgtagattctaaggggaatatcgttgacgaatgttttagtggcaaatctgaatcctcgatccagcctcttcgcgtatcctctgagcgaagagagagacatgtaaatatattggcgattcgttcgagtggcgcgacagagcacctacattttgtttacataaaatcaatgtccagattattgcatacacaattgtccaagacgcaacataagaaatggatttgcgagcgctgtcttcagtattttacaagcgaagacagattaaattcacacaatgttctctgcagccagcatcaagcagtgcggacctgtttccctacagaagagaacaagtatttgcaatttacaaactttgcaaaacaggaccgcctaggctttattgcgtactgtgacaccgagtgttacctgaagcctttctccacctgtttgcccggtgacgagtcttctagcactacgcgggtaaacgaacacgtgccttatgcatgtagcattttgttagtatgtgggtacgatagctctttgaccaagtatgtgcaattcgagggtgataattgtattgctgaaatgatcgcagaattagtttcaatgacacagtgggtttgcgatatttattcaaagaccattactattaagacaccgaccccggccgtctctgcaaggcttacaagtcaaacacattgccatatctgtcagaaggtattggctgggcagacggtgctcgatcactgccattttactggtgaaatacgtggttatgcccattctaaatgcaacctggctttcaggatgcaaaagaatcaactcgtcgcggtttttcataatttacaaaattacgatgcccactttttaatgcaacatttagtttcgcggcggattgcacagccggacggttccttcgttgtggagaaccccggcagtgtcaaagtccttggagttacaatggggagctacaagtgcattacaaaatacatacccatttcagataatgcgcaaggaggcatgcgcactgtgcgtcttagattcatagattcacttaactttttaaattcatctctggaaactctcgctggcaatctcacgccagataaattgaaagtcacccgttcaatgtttccagatgacgcacagtttcagttagctactcgtaaaggtgtgtttccctatgattttgttaaatctagtgaacaattgcagactgcctcgctaccccctaaggaagcgttccataacgtaatgagtggcacggacgtgagtgatctggactatactcacgctcaaaaggcttgggacgtcttccattgtgccacattgaaagagtacgcacttagttatcttaaggtggatacttgtttgctggccgacatattcgagtcgtttcgtttcgtttgcttacaatattattcattagatcctgcccattacattaccgctccctcgcttgcatgggatgcacttttatttaaaaccggtgcgcgtcttgagctgataaccgacccggatatatacctcttcctagagtcagccgttcatggaggtataacaaacgttagtcgacgtcacgcgaaagccaataatgttcacatgtccactcacgacccgagccttccgtcttcgtacatctgctatttcgatgtaaacgctttgtatgctcacacaatgttagataaacttcccgtgggcaaatttgagtgggttcccagggatgagtatgcgagttgggatttcaacgccattgacatagatggtgatacgtcatatttcgcggaagtggatttgacctttcccgatgattgtcacgaccgcctatcagatctgcctctggcccctgtgaatggcgtaccgccaaacgggcgaatgagtaaattattgttaactctcgcgccgcgtaataattatgttgttcatgctaaaacactgcggcactacgttcggtatggggcggtcatcggccaggttcaccgcgtgctgcggtttgaacaggcggcctggatgaaagattacataacctttaatgctgagcgtcgtgcccaggctgcgaatcccttcgaaaaatcgttttttaagttactatCGAATGCTGTTTACGGTAAAAGTTTAGAAGATTCTAGAAGACACAGAGACATTCGCATCGCTTCGTGTTACGAAAGTATTTATGGGGCagccgagctgattggtcgtccgacattcaagggtcggcaaatcgtcgatgaaaatctagttctcatagagttgcagaaaggttcgataaccttcgataaacctttgtacacaagtgtcgccattttagatttgtcaaaattgattttatacgactttcattataactacatgcaaaaaaaattccctccacagtctctgcatctcttgtactcggacactgattcgttaatttaccacgttcAGTGTGATAACGTTTACGATTCCATTCGACCCGACttagcttcacgtttcgacacgtcaaattatgcgccaggtaatgtgcaacgcttccccttagtcaacaagggtgtaacaggggtgatgaaagatGAAGCCGCTGGCGAGATCATTACGGAATACGTGGGTCTTCGCCCGAAACTCTAcgcatacaagatggaggatggttcttgtatgcgtaaagcgaaaggagttaaggccaacgtaatccgatcacttctgttccctcattacctggattgcttgcttaaaaattcccggattctaggcagtcaataccatttccgttcgcgaggccacgccgtgtttacggagcgagtgaacaaggtagcactgtcttcaggagacgataagcgttggctttctgaagacggtgtcagcacattaccttgggggcataaagatctgtgtccttttaaaactcgtgcctcgcccgatccctcctaa